The Haloarchaeobius litoreus DNA window CGTCGACGCTGCGCTCGACCTGGTCGTGCAGGTCCTGCATCAGGTCCTCACGCGCCTGCGGGCCGACCTCGGTCTCGTCGTCCATCGGGTCGCCGACGGTCCAGGCGTCCATCTCCTCGACGAACGCGTCGAGGAACTCGTCGTACACGTCGTCGTGGACGATGAACCGCTTCGCCGCGATGCAGGACTGCCCGCTGTTCTGCAGGCGGGCCAGCGCCGCCGTCTCGACGGCCTCGTCGACGTTCGCGTCGTCGAGAACGACGAACGGGTCCGAGCCGCCGAGTTCGAGGACGGTCTTCTTCAGCTCCTCGCCCGCCGTCTTGGCGACCTGCTTCCCCGCGAACTCGCTGCCCGTCAGCGTCACCGCACGCACGCGGTCGTCCCGGATGACCTCGTTCGCGTCCGAGCCGCCCACGAGCAGCGTCTGGAACGCCCCCTCGGGGAAGCCCGCCTCGCGGAACACCTCCTCGATGGCCAGCGCGCACTTCGGGACGTTCGACGCGTGCTTCAGCAGCCCGACGTTGCCCGCCGCCAGGCTCGGCGCGGCGAACCGGAACACCTGCCAGAACGGGAAGTTCCACGGCATCACCGCCAGCACCGTCCCGATGGGCTCGTGCCGGACGTACGTCTTCGCGTGGCTCGCCCCGCCGACCACCTCGTCCTGCAGATATTCGGGGGCCTTCTCCGCGTAGTGCTCGCAGACCCACGCGCACTTGCGGACCTCGCCTCTCGCCTGCGAGATGGGCTTGCCCATCTCCACCGTCATCAGCTCCGCGTAGTGCTCCTCGTTCTCGCGCAGGACGTCCGCCGCCTCCTCCAGCAGCTGTCGCCGCTCGTTCATCGGCACCTCGCGCCAGGACTCGTAGGTGTCCGCCGCCGTCGCGAGTCGCTCCTCCACCGCTTCGTCGTCGTGCTCCTCGACCGTCTCGACGTGCTCACCGGTCGCTGGGTTGATTCGCTCCATGTCCCGTGGTTCGCGGACTTGGTACTACTAGTTTTGGCCGCCGGAAGCGATATTTGTGACTGAGTGACGTGGTGGAGTGTGTCGATTCGGGTCCGGTGGAATGCGCTGATTGTTATGGGAATACACTCGAACACGAACAGCCAGAAAGCCCCGAGCGTCTCGACTCCCGCGGCTCGTTGTGCTTCTCGTTCCTGCGGTGCTTGGCTGGCGAGACTCCTCCGTCGTCTCGCTGCTTCCCGCTCGGTCGCAGGCTTCCTCGCGGGA harbors:
- a CDS encoding NAD-dependent succinate-semialdehyde dehydrogenase — protein: MERINPATGEHVETVEEHDDEAVEERLATAADTYESWREVPMNERRQLLEEAADVLRENEEHYAELMTVEMGKPISQARGEVRKCAWVCEHYAEKAPEYLQDEVVGGASHAKTYVRHEPIGTVLAVMPWNFPFWQVFRFAAPSLAAGNVGLLKHASNVPKCALAIEEVFREAGFPEGAFQTLLVGGSDANEVIRDDRVRAVTLTGSEFAGKQVAKTAGEELKKTVLELGGSDPFVVLDDANVDEAVETAALARLQNSGQSCIAAKRFIVHDDVYDEFLDAFVEEMDAWTVGDPMDDETEVGPQAREDLMQDLHDQVERSVDAGADCLLGGEPMDRDGYYYPPTVLADLDRDMAVACEETFGPVAAVFRVESEAEAVELANDSPYGLGASVWTDDLDRGERVAHQIDAGATFVNEMVKSDPRLPFGGVGISGYGRELAAEGIREFVNRKTVWVQAADEE